The following are encoded in a window of Amaranthus tricolor cultivar Red isolate AtriRed21 chromosome 2, ASM2621246v1, whole genome shotgun sequence genomic DNA:
- the LOC130806054 gene encoding putative protein FAR1-RELATED SEQUENCE 10 isoform X2: MKHKSNIWIQKEQCPCGDWKCFIKYEGEEQGQACQPSQNGSSSSSSSAVVFAPYVGQIFVSDFEAFDYYSSFARKNGFSIRKARSTESHNLGVYRRDFVCYRSGFNQPRKKANVEHPRERKSVRCGCDAKLYLTKEIINGVTQWYVSQFSNVHNHELLEDDQVRLLPAYRKIQEGDQERILLLSKAGFPVNRIINILELEKGVQPGQLPFIEKDIRNFVRTCKKNVQENDVLLTEKRETDMVELLETCKAKAERDGDFVFDFLTDSDGKVENIAWSYGDSVRAINLFGNVVQFDITYQSVTYGMLLGLLTGIDNHGKPIFIACALLQEENSHSFVWALQTFVRFMQGRHPQTIVTDLDPGLRDIIASELPNTKHVISLWYIMSKLNSWFSLALGPNMSDFKSHFVMVCYVESIEDFEHHWSHLVSRFGLGSDKHISLLSSCRACWAFSYTRDCLVSRITTAEYMRCLNSFLKDILNEQTCLQVFFEQVGRSANLGYGANDKIRYIHPKTCMPIEELAQSILTPYAFNVFQHELVLTMQYAVVEMEKGSYVVRHYKKIEGERVLLWIPEDEQIHCSCKGFEHSGILCRHALRLFVAKNYFRLPEKYFPFRWRMENSLMPTDQEHARPIKQVHYYALRSVTDTLTTESLVSKERFNYVHKELTTLLDRVKDMPVDEEDRPRL; encoded by the exons ATGAAACACAAAAGCAATATTTGGATTCAGAAGGAGCAATGCCCCTGTGGAGATTGGAAGTGTTTTATAAAATACGAAGGGGAAGAACAAGGTCAAGCTTGTCAGCCCTCACAAAACGGGTCATCATCGTCCTCATCATCTGCAGTCGTCTTTGCACCATATGTGGGTCAGATTTTTGTAAGTGATTTTGAAGCTTTCGATTATTACAGTAGTTTTGCTCGTAAGAATGGTTTTTCGATTAGGAAAGCACGATCTACTGAAAGCCATAATCTTGGGGTTTACCGAAGGGATTTTGTTTGTTATCGTTCGGGATTCAATCAACCGAGAAAAAAGGCTAATGTAGAGCATCCGAGAGAAAGAAAATCCGTTCGTTGTGGTTGTGATGCGAAATTATACTTGACAAAGGAAATTATAAATGGGGTTACTCAGTGGTATGTTTCCCAGTTTAGTAATGTACATAACCATGAATTGCTAGAAGATGATCAAGTGCGTTTGCTCCCTGCGTATCGAAAAATTCAAGAAGGTGATCAAGAACGGATTCTCTTACTCTCTAAAGCGGGGTTTCCTGTCAATAGAATAATCAATATTTTGGAACTCGAAAAGGGTGTTCAGCCGGGGCAATTGCCGTTTATAGAGAAAGATATTAGAAACTTTGTTCGTACGTGCAAGAAAAATGTGCAAGAAAATGATGTTCTTCTCACCGAGAAAAGGGAAACCGATATGGTGGAGCTGCTTGAGACGTGCAAAGCCAAGGCGGAAAGAGATGGAGATTTTGTTTTCGATTTCTTGACAGATTCAGATGGAAAAGTCGAAAACATAGCATGGTCGTATGGTGACTCGGTTCGTGCCATTAACCTTTTCGGTAATGTTGTTCAATTCGACATTACCTATCAATCCGTTACTTATGGAATGCTTCTTGGTTTATTGACGGGTATAGATAATCATGGCAAGCCGATTTTTATTGCTTGTGCTCTCCTCCAAGAAGAAAATTCTCATTCGTTCGTGTGGGCCTTACAG ACTTTTGTCCGGTTCATGCAAGGAAGACACCCGCAGACCATAGTGACCGATCTAGATCCTGGCCTCCGAGACATCATAGCAAGCGAATTGCCGAATACTAAACATGTAATATCTTTATGGTACATTATGTCTAAATTGAACAGCTGGTTCTCTCTAGCTCTCGGACCGAATATGTCGGATTTCAAGTCTCATTTTGTAATGGTGTGCTATGTGGAGAGTATAGAAGATTTTGAACATCATTGGAGTCATTTGGTCTCTAGGTTTGGACTTGGGTCAGATAAACACATATCTCTTCTATCATCATGTCGAGCGTGTTGGGCTTTTTCATATACGAGAGACTGTTTAGTTTCGCGAATCACAACAGCTGAATACATGAGATGCTTGAATAGTTTCTTGAAGGACATATTAAATGAGCAAACATGCTTACAAGTCTTCTTTGAGCAG GTAGGTCGTTCTGCAAATTTGGGATATGGAGCGAACGACAAAATACGTTATATTCATCCCAAAACATGCATGCCTATTGAGGAACTCGCACAAAGCATTCTTACACCGTATGCCTTCAATGTGTTCCAGCACGAACTTGTGTTAACGATGCAATACGCAGTCGTAGAAATGGAAAAAGGATCTTACGTTGTGCGTCACTATAAGAAAATTGAAGGAGAGCGTGTTCTGTTATGGATTCCGGAAGATGAGCAAATCCATTGCTCATGTAAAGGATTTGAACATTCCGGAATATTGTGCAGGCATGCTCTTCGGCTTTTTGTTGCTAAGAATTATTTTCGACTTCCCGAAAAATATTTTCCATTTCGATGGAGAATGGAGAATTCATTGATGCCTACGGATCAGGAACATGCTCGACCAATCAAACAAGTGCACTACTATGCTTTACGTTCTGTTACTGATACTTTAACGACAGAGTCGTTAGTCTCTAAAGAGCGGTTTAACTATGTTCATAAGGAACTGACGACACTTCTTGATCGTGTCAAAGATATGCCCGTTGATGAAG AAGATCGACCAAGGTTATGA
- the LOC130806054 gene encoding putative protein FAR1-RELATED SEQUENCE 10 isoform X1, producing the protein MKHKSNIWIQKEQCPCGDWKCFIKYEGEEQGQACQPSQNGSSSSSSSAVVFAPYVGQIFVSDFEAFDYYSSFARKNGFSIRKARSTESHNLGVYRRDFVCYRSGFNQPRKKANVEHPRERKSVRCGCDAKLYLTKEIINGVTQWYVSQFSNVHNHELLEDDQVRLLPAYRKIQEGDQERILLLSKAGFPVNRIINILELEKGVQPGQLPFIEKDIRNFVRTCKKNVQENDVLLTEKRETDMVELLETCKAKAERDGDFVFDFLTDSDGKVENIAWSYGDSVRAINLFGNVVQFDITYQSVTYGMLLGLLTGIDNHGKPIFIACALLQEENSHSFVWALQTFVRFMQGRHPQTIVTDLDPGLRDIIASELPNTKHVISLWYIMSKLNSWFSLALGPNMSDFKSHFVMVCYVESIEDFEHHWSHLVSRFGLGSDKHISLLSSCRACWAFSYTRDCLVSRITTAEYMRCLNSFLKDILNEQTCLQVFFEQVGRSANLGYGANDKIRYIHPKTCMPIEELAQSILTPYAFNVFQHELVLTMQYAVVEMEKGSYVVRHYKKIEGERVLLWIPEDEQIHCSCKGFEHSGILCRHALRLFVAKNYFRLPEKYFPFRWRMENSLMPTDQEHARPIKQVHYYALRSVTDTLTTESLVSKERFNYVHKELTTLLDRVKDMPVDEGATDMLN; encoded by the exons ATGAAACACAAAAGCAATATTTGGATTCAGAAGGAGCAATGCCCCTGTGGAGATTGGAAGTGTTTTATAAAATACGAAGGGGAAGAACAAGGTCAAGCTTGTCAGCCCTCACAAAACGGGTCATCATCGTCCTCATCATCTGCAGTCGTCTTTGCACCATATGTGGGTCAGATTTTTGTAAGTGATTTTGAAGCTTTCGATTATTACAGTAGTTTTGCTCGTAAGAATGGTTTTTCGATTAGGAAAGCACGATCTACTGAAAGCCATAATCTTGGGGTTTACCGAAGGGATTTTGTTTGTTATCGTTCGGGATTCAATCAACCGAGAAAAAAGGCTAATGTAGAGCATCCGAGAGAAAGAAAATCCGTTCGTTGTGGTTGTGATGCGAAATTATACTTGACAAAGGAAATTATAAATGGGGTTACTCAGTGGTATGTTTCCCAGTTTAGTAATGTACATAACCATGAATTGCTAGAAGATGATCAAGTGCGTTTGCTCCCTGCGTATCGAAAAATTCAAGAAGGTGATCAAGAACGGATTCTCTTACTCTCTAAAGCGGGGTTTCCTGTCAATAGAATAATCAATATTTTGGAACTCGAAAAGGGTGTTCAGCCGGGGCAATTGCCGTTTATAGAGAAAGATATTAGAAACTTTGTTCGTACGTGCAAGAAAAATGTGCAAGAAAATGATGTTCTTCTCACCGAGAAAAGGGAAACCGATATGGTGGAGCTGCTTGAGACGTGCAAAGCCAAGGCGGAAAGAGATGGAGATTTTGTTTTCGATTTCTTGACAGATTCAGATGGAAAAGTCGAAAACATAGCATGGTCGTATGGTGACTCGGTTCGTGCCATTAACCTTTTCGGTAATGTTGTTCAATTCGACATTACCTATCAATCCGTTACTTATGGAATGCTTCTTGGTTTATTGACGGGTATAGATAATCATGGCAAGCCGATTTTTATTGCTTGTGCTCTCCTCCAAGAAGAAAATTCTCATTCGTTCGTGTGGGCCTTACAG ACTTTTGTCCGGTTCATGCAAGGAAGACACCCGCAGACCATAGTGACCGATCTAGATCCTGGCCTCCGAGACATCATAGCAAGCGAATTGCCGAATACTAAACATGTAATATCTTTATGGTACATTATGTCTAAATTGAACAGCTGGTTCTCTCTAGCTCTCGGACCGAATATGTCGGATTTCAAGTCTCATTTTGTAATGGTGTGCTATGTGGAGAGTATAGAAGATTTTGAACATCATTGGAGTCATTTGGTCTCTAGGTTTGGACTTGGGTCAGATAAACACATATCTCTTCTATCATCATGTCGAGCGTGTTGGGCTTTTTCATATACGAGAGACTGTTTAGTTTCGCGAATCACAACAGCTGAATACATGAGATGCTTGAATAGTTTCTTGAAGGACATATTAAATGAGCAAACATGCTTACAAGTCTTCTTTGAGCAG GTAGGTCGTTCTGCAAATTTGGGATATGGAGCGAACGACAAAATACGTTATATTCATCCCAAAACATGCATGCCTATTGAGGAACTCGCACAAAGCATTCTTACACCGTATGCCTTCAATGTGTTCCAGCACGAACTTGTGTTAACGATGCAATACGCAGTCGTAGAAATGGAAAAAGGATCTTACGTTGTGCGTCACTATAAGAAAATTGAAGGAGAGCGTGTTCTGTTATGGATTCCGGAAGATGAGCAAATCCATTGCTCATGTAAAGGATTTGAACATTCCGGAATATTGTGCAGGCATGCTCTTCGGCTTTTTGTTGCTAAGAATTATTTTCGACTTCCCGAAAAATATTTTCCATTTCGATGGAGAATGGAGAATTCATTGATGCCTACGGATCAGGAACATGCTCGACCAATCAAACAAGTGCACTACTATGCTTTACGTTCTGTTACTGATACTTTAACGACAGAGTCGTTAGTCTCTAAAGAGCGGTTTAACTATGTTCATAAGGAACTGACGACACTTCTTGATCGTGTCAAAGATATGCCCGTTGATGAAGGTGCTACAGACATGTTAAACTAA